From the Halalkalicoccus sp. CGA53 genome, one window contains:
- a CDS encoding uroporphyrinogen-III synthase, with amino-acid sequence MSQEVRVALFRPDDERLAEGIDLLESLGAIPVPDPMLEVRPTGSSPREDAAYTIFTSQTGVELASDAEWDAGETSVCAIGERTSRTLREAGYRVDLVPDVFSSTGLVNALCDRVPGRTVEVARSDHGSPVLTDGVNECGGYVHETVLYELVVPEGAGVSAERAATGELEAALFTSSLTVEHFLESAEERGVREDALAGLERAVIGVIGEPTRETAEGLGIAVDVVPERATFEALACEAVERAAPTYYG; translated from the coding sequence ATGAGTCAGGAGGTGCGCGTCGCGCTCTTCCGCCCGGACGACGAGCGCCTCGCCGAGGGGATCGACCTGCTCGAATCGCTCGGCGCGATCCCCGTCCCGGACCCGATGCTCGAAGTACGTCCGACCGGGTCGAGTCCGCGAGAGGACGCGGCGTACACGATATTCACGAGCCAGACGGGCGTCGAACTCGCTTCGGATGCCGAGTGGGACGCAGGCGAAACGTCGGTCTGTGCGATCGGCGAGCGGACCTCCCGGACGCTCCGCGAGGCGGGATACCGGGTCGATCTGGTCCCCGACGTGTTCTCCTCGACGGGCCTCGTCAACGCGCTCTGCGACCGGGTTCCGGGACGGACGGTGGAGGTCGCGAGGAGCGACCACGGGAGCCCCGTCCTCACCGACGGGGTGAACGAGTGTGGCGGCTACGTCCACGAGACCGTCCTCTACGAACTCGTCGTGCCGGAGGGTGCGGGCGTCTCGGCCGAACGCGCCGCGACGGGCGAACTGGAGGCGGCGCTGTTCACCTCCTCGCTCACGGTCGAACACTTCCTCGAATCGGCGGAGGAACGGGGAGTGAGAGAGGACGCGCTCGCCGGACTGGAGCGCGCCGTCATCGGGGTGATCGGCGAGCCGACGCGGGAGACGGCAGAGGGGCTGGGGATCGCGGTGGACGTCGTCCCGGAACGGGCGACGTTCGAGGCACTTGCCTGCGAGGCGGTCGAACGCGCCGCGCCGACGTACTACGGCTAG
- the cobA gene encoding uroporphyrinogen-III C-methyltransferase has protein sequence MAEPGTVYLVGSGPGDPELLTVKARRLFDECDVVLHDKLPGPAIIELIPDGKREDVGKRAGGERTSQSEINERLVSLARAGKSVLRLKGGDPFVFGRGGEELEYLAEHGVPVEIVPGVTSAMAAPAVFGVPITHRDHASSVSVVTGHEDPAKTESTVDWAALAETGGTIVVLMGVGKLGEYTAALREAGMDPETPVALVERGTWSEGRIATGTLETIVEVRDRERIEPPAVTVIGDVVSVREAAKGALE, from the coding sequence ATGGCTGAGCCCGGTACCGTCTACCTCGTCGGGAGCGGCCCCGGCGATCCGGAACTCCTGACGGTGAAGGCCCGCCGGCTGTTCGACGAGTGCGACGTCGTCCTCCACGACAAACTCCCGGGACCGGCGATCATCGAGCTGATCCCCGACGGGAAACGCGAGGACGTCGGCAAGCGCGCGGGCGGCGAGCGCACCTCCCAGTCCGAGATCAACGAGCGACTCGTCTCCCTCGCGCGTGCGGGAAAGAGCGTCCTCCGGCTGAAAGGCGGCGACCCGTTCGTCTTCGGACGTGGCGGCGAGGAACTGGAGTACCTGGCGGAACACGGCGTTCCTGTGGAAATCGTCCCCGGCGTCACCTCGGCGATGGCCGCCCCCGCCGTCTTCGGCGTGCCGATCACCCACCGGGATCACGCCTCGTCGGTGAGCGTCGTCACCGGTCACGAAGATCCAGCAAAAACGGAGTCGACGGTCGACTGGGCGGCGCTCGCGGAGACGGGTGGAACGATCGTCGTCCTGATGGGCGTCGGCAAACTCGGCGAGTACACCGCGGCGCTCCGGGAGGCCGGCATGGACCCGGAGACGCCCGTCGCGCTCGTCGAACGCGGCACCTGGTCGGAGGGACGGATCGCCACCGGGACCCTCGAAACGATCGTCGAGGTCAGGGACCGAGAGCGGATCGAACCCCCGGCGGTGACCGTCATCGGTGACGTCGTCTCGGTTCGGGAGGCCGCGAAGGGGGCGCTCGAATGA
- the hemC gene encoding hydroxymethylbilane synthase, with protein MTRRPRSIRLATRGSDLALAQARTVERALSGRRYDVEVVTVETEGDRITDELIHRLGTTGAFVRALDERVLEGDADAAIHSMKDVPTEMPDELVVAGVPERGSREDLLVTPQGRTLSELPEGATVGTASLRRGAQLLAARPDLVVEPVRGNVDTRIEKLLAPWMDAEHERRREDEAERRANTGNEEFEPAFDRRLEEWHEGLSPLRRAALDRDVEVEYDALILARAGLERAELLGEVGVQSLTVPEFVPAPGQGALCVIALEGEVAETIHDRIDHPRSRVETTVERTVLAALGGGCVAPLGISARVQGSYVATRVQALSRDGTERIGATRDLPIESHASAARRLADELADRGARELIEAARREDVGGTDG; from the coding sequence ATGACACGACGACCGAGGTCGATCCGCCTCGCGACGCGCGGATCCGACCTGGCGCTCGCCCAGGCGCGGACGGTCGAACGGGCGCTCTCGGGGCGACGATACGACGTCGAGGTCGTCACCGTCGAGACCGAGGGCGACCGGATCACCGACGAACTGATCCACCGTCTCGGCACCACCGGGGCGTTCGTCCGCGCGCTCGACGAACGGGTGCTCGAGGGCGACGCCGACGCCGCGATCCACTCGATGAAGGACGTGCCGACGGAGATGCCGGACGAACTCGTCGTCGCGGGGGTCCCGGAGCGCGGTTCGCGCGAGGATCTGCTGGTCACTCCACAGGGGAGAACGCTCTCGGAGCTCCCGGAGGGTGCGACCGTCGGCACCGCGAGCTTGCGGCGAGGGGCACAGCTGCTCGCGGCCCGACCGGACCTCGTAGTCGAGCCCGTCCGTGGCAACGTCGATACGCGGATCGAGAAGCTGCTCGCCCCGTGGATGGACGCGGAACACGAGCGTCGGCGCGAGGACGAGGCCGAACGGCGGGCGAACACCGGGAACGAGGAGTTCGAGCCGGCGTTCGACCGACGGCTGGAGGAGTGGCACGAGGGACTCTCGCCGCTTCGGAGGGCCGCACTCGACCGTGACGTCGAGGTCGAGTACGACGCGCTCATCCTCGCTCGTGCGGGACTCGAACGCGCGGAACTGCTCGGGGAGGTCGGTGTGCAGTCGCTTACTGTACCCGAGTTCGTCCCCGCGCCGGGTCAGGGCGCACTCTGCGTGATCGCCCTGGAGGGCGAGGTCGCGGAGACGATCCACGACCGGATCGACCACCCCAGGAGCCGGGTCGAGACGACCGTCGAGCGGACCGTCCTCGCCGCACTCGGTGGGGGCTGTGTCGCTCCGCTCGGCATCAGCGCACGGGTGCAGGGATCGTACGTCGCGACGCGCGTGCAGGCGCTCAGCCGCGACGGCACCGAGCGGATCGGGGCGACCCGCGACCTGCCGATCGAGAGCCACGCGAGCGCCGCCCGCCGGCTCGCCGACGAACTGGCCGACCGCGGTGCTCGCGAGCTGATCGAGGCGGCCAGACGCGAGGACGTCGGGGGGACGGATGGCTGA